The following coding sequences are from one Natrarchaeobaculum sulfurireducens window:
- a CDS encoding YeiH family protein, with protein MSARRLLPGIAVLCLGALLARGIADLAGPNHLLVAIALGFVLGNVVGVPDRLAPGIATHKLWLGAGIVLLGASLSLEAVLEVGGPVLAVVVGVTGLTLVLVEVLARNVFGLANRLSSLLAAGASICGVSAVVAVAGIVRAREGQIAYAAATVLLFDAITIVVYPIVGELLGLSGIVFGIWAGVSMFSTGPVVAVGFAHSDVAGQWATMTKLTRNALIGVVVLAYASYYARSGSSSASDGRSLGLLWAEFPKFVLGFLALAVLSSLGAFSPDQQASIENAYGWLFLLAFVGLGTEIRLATLRNTGSTPVVVVLVAFLVASALSLGVLTVLF; from the coding sequence CCCGCGGAATCGCCGACCTTGCGGGCCCGAATCACCTCCTCGTCGCCATCGCGCTCGGGTTCGTCCTCGGCAACGTCGTGGGAGTTCCCGACCGACTCGCACCCGGAATCGCGACCCACAAGCTCTGGCTCGGCGCTGGCATCGTCCTCCTGGGGGCGTCGCTCTCGCTCGAGGCGGTACTCGAGGTCGGCGGGCCCGTTCTGGCGGTCGTCGTCGGCGTGACCGGGCTGACGCTGGTGCTCGTCGAAGTGCTCGCCCGAAACGTCTTCGGGCTCGCGAACCGGCTCTCGTCGCTGCTCGCGGCCGGAGCCAGTATCTGTGGGGTCTCGGCGGTCGTCGCCGTCGCGGGAATCGTCAGGGCGAGGGAGGGACAGATCGCCTACGCAGCCGCGACGGTGTTGCTGTTCGACGCGATCACGATCGTCGTCTACCCGATCGTCGGCGAGTTGCTGGGGCTGTCGGGAATCGTCTTCGGGATCTGGGCCGGCGTCAGTATGTTTTCGACCGGCCCCGTCGTCGCGGTCGGGTTCGCCCACTCGGACGTCGCCGGGCAGTGGGCGACGATGACAAAACTCACCCGAAACGCTCTCATCGGCGTCGTCGTCCTCGCGTACGCGAGTTACTACGCCCGATCTGGGTCGTCAAGTGCGAGCGACGGGCGGTCGCTCGGGCTCCTCTGGGCGGAGTTTCCGAAGTTCGTCCTCGGGTTTCTCGCGCTCGCCGTCCTCTCGTCGCTCGGCGCGTTCTCCCCCGACCAGCAGGCGTCGATCGAGAACGCCTACGGCTGGCTGTTCTTGCTCGCATTCGTCGGACTCGGCACGGAAATTCGGCTCGCCACGCTCCGTAATACCGGCTCGACGCCGGTGGTCGTCGTGCTGGTGGCGTTTCTCGTCGCGAGCGCTCTCTCGCTGGGCGTCCTCACGGTGCTTTTCTGA
- a CDS encoding PstS family phosphate ABC transporter substrate-binding protein, which produces MTQNYSRRSVLQLAGAGSVASLAGCAGSGSNGNSSSAVRISGGVGPLPMVEVWADMYEDQTGVTFDISGGGTGVGVSDLFNGQVDVAMMGRDPDEEELEEGLIAVPMLIDTVVGTVNVDNPVYDELRENGLTREDLEAIFTREITNWGDVADADVDEEITVYGRSDSSAAYQQWGDFLGGDGDKHTESELENLADANHNGDQSVAEAIGRNENAVSLNNINYVYDLGSGELESDVRPIPLDIDGDGLSEDEDFYETRDEFLEAVEAGIYPAPPAREMFLAADDGFEDEAYDFVEWVLTDGQEYVSENGYVPLEEDRLEEALEKLAEGP; this is translated from the coding sequence ATGACGCAGAACTACTCTCGCCGTTCTGTATTGCAGCTCGCAGGTGCTGGGTCCGTGGCTTCGCTCGCCGGCTGTGCCGGATCGGGTTCCAATGGCAACAGCAGCAGCGCCGTTCGGATCTCCGGCGGTGTCGGGCCGCTGCCAATGGTCGAAGTCTGGGCGGACATGTACGAAGACCAAACCGGCGTGACGTTCGACATCTCCGGTGGCGGCACCGGGGTCGGCGTCTCCGACCTGTTCAACGGACAGGTCGACGTGGCGATGATGGGCCGTGACCCCGACGAGGAGGAACTCGAGGAGGGACTGATCGCCGTTCCGATGCTCATCGACACCGTCGTCGGGACGGTCAACGTCGACAACCCCGTCTACGACGAACTCCGCGAGAACGGGCTGACCCGCGAGGACCTCGAGGCGATCTTCACCCGGGAGATCACCAACTGGGGCGACGTCGCCGACGCCGACGTCGACGAGGAGATCACCGTCTACGGCCGCTCTGACTCGTCGGCTGCCTACCAGCAGTGGGGTGACTTCCTTGGCGGTGACGGTGACAAACACACCGAAAGCGAACTCGAGAACCTCGCCGACGCCAACCACAATGGCGACCAGTCGGTCGCAGAGGCCATCGGAAGAAACGAGAACGCCGTTTCGCTGAACAACATCAACTACGTCTACGACCTCGGAAGCGGCGAACTCGAAAGCGACGTTCGCCCGATTCCGCTCGATATCGACGGCGACGGACTCTCCGAGGACGAAGACTTCTATGAGACCCGTGACGAATTCCTCGAGGCCGTCGAGGCGGGTATCTATCCGGCACCGCCAGCCCGCGAGATGTTCCTCGCCGCCGACGACGGGTTCGAAGACGAGGCCTACGACTTCGTCGAGTGGGTGCTCACCGACGGTCAGGAGTACGTCTCCGAGAACGGCTACGTCCCGCTCGAGGAGGACCGACTCGAGGAGGCGCTGGAGAAGCTGGCCGAGGGGCCGTGA
- the pstC gene encoding phosphate ABC transporter permease subunit PstC — MASSTEPTETSGGHSGRLASRLRRERVSSYWFAGAGYFAIALFGLIVLTLVYQSLPLLSEFSIVQMLTSSQWDPAQQEFGFLPAIVGTIYVTILSMAMGTPIAILAAIYIAEFAEGRTKTLVSSFIDVLAAIPSVIFGLVALIVVVPFVGDYLAPAVGSSATGLGIFTVSLVMAIVVTPFMISLSVESLESLPDELRESSLGVGATQWETIRSVLLRAAGPGIFSAVLLGFGRVFGATIVPAMLIGGQTQIPDSLFATGQTLPTLIVNDFGELMSLPLTQSALIFVGLTLVIVVWLFNFSAMYVRKRLKRRWQY; from the coding sequence ATGGCCAGTTCGACGGAACCGACTGAAACCAGCGGAGGCCACTCCGGCCGGCTCGCCAGCCGACTGCGCCGGGAGCGGGTGAGCAGTTACTGGTTCGCCGGTGCCGGCTACTTCGCCATCGCGCTGTTCGGGTTGATCGTTCTGACGCTGGTGTATCAGTCGCTGCCGTTACTCTCGGAGTTTTCGATCGTTCAGATGCTGACCTCTTCACAGTGGGACCCCGCCCAGCAGGAGTTCGGTTTCCTGCCCGCGATCGTGGGGACGATCTACGTCACGATCCTTTCGATGGCGATGGGCACTCCCATCGCGATTCTCGCGGCGATCTACATCGCCGAGTTCGCCGAGGGGCGGACGAAAACGCTCGTCTCGTCGTTCATCGACGTGCTCGCGGCGATTCCCAGCGTCATCTTCGGGCTCGTCGCGCTGATCGTTGTCGTCCCGTTCGTCGGCGACTACCTCGCGCCTGCAGTCGGCTCGAGCGCAACCGGCCTGGGAATCTTCACCGTCAGCCTGGTGATGGCCATCGTCGTCACGCCGTTTATGATCTCGCTGTCGGTCGAGTCGCTCGAGTCGCTGCCCGATGAGCTTCGGGAGTCCTCACTCGGCGTCGGCGCGACCCAGTGGGAGACGATCCGATCGGTTCTGCTTCGGGCTGCCGGTCCCGGCATCTTCTCGGCAGTTTTGCTCGGGTTTGGCCGCGTCTTCGGTGCGACGATCGTTCCCGCCATGCTGATCGGCGGCCAGACGCAGATTCCCGACTCGCTCTTTGCGACGGGCCAGACGTTGCCGACGCTGATCGTCAACGACTTCGGCGAACTGATGAGCCTGCCGCTGACCCAGTCGGCGCTGATCTTCGTCGGGCTCACGCTCGTCATCGTCGTCTGGCTGTTCAATTTCAGCGCGATGTACGTCCGCAAGCGTCTCAAACGGAGGTGGCAGTACTGA
- a CDS encoding PstA family ABC transporter permease, with product MDRYAKQRLFGALTRGAAALVVAVMALVVAVTIARGGFVFITDPAIAVTPPGSRYMLEADGGFLHAVLGSILIVGPATVVSALLAVSTAIYLQSDYSSERFAESVNMFLNVLWATPPIVYGVFVLTVVIAVGARTSLFFGIIAIAIFQYPIMTRYTDEALRSSPESVKATTYGLGATRFETARITVRAALPGVVAGIIMGFARGIGDAATVLFTAGRSTNMPAGLFEPATTLPVLIFDQAMSFNADVRSHAYAASFVLIVAVLGLIVVSRLLAGRYARYAPGGRHS from the coding sequence ATGGACCGATACGCCAAACAGCGGCTGTTCGGCGCACTCACCCGCGGGGCGGCCGCACTGGTCGTCGCCGTGATGGCGCTGGTCGTCGCCGTGACGATCGCCCGTGGCGGGTTCGTCTTCATCACCGATCCCGCTATCGCCGTCACACCGCCAGGTTCCCGATACATGCTCGAGGCCGACGGCGGGTTCTTACACGCCGTCCTCGGGAGTATCCTGATCGTCGGCCCCGCGACAGTCGTCTCCGCACTGCTCGCGGTCTCGACGGCGATCTACCTCCAGAGTGACTACTCGAGCGAACGGTTCGCCGAGTCGGTGAACATGTTCCTGAACGTGCTCTGGGCGACGCCACCGATCGTCTACGGCGTGTTCGTCCTCACGGTAGTCATCGCGGTCGGCGCTCGAACGAGCCTGTTCTTCGGGATCATCGCCATCGCGATCTTCCAGTATCCGATCATGACGCGCTACACCGACGAGGCGTTACGATCGAGCCCCGAGTCGGTGAAAGCGACGACCTACGGCCTGGGTGCGACCCGGTTCGAGACCGCACGAATAACTGTCCGCGCCGCACTGCCGGGCGTCGTCGCCGGAATCATCATGGGCTTCGCCCGCGGGATCGGCGACGCCGCAACGGTGTTGTTCACCGCCGGCCGGAGCACGAACATGCCCGCTGGCCTCTTCGAACCAGCGACGACGCTGCCCGTGCTTATCTTCGACCAGGCGATGTCGTTCAACGCCGACGTCAGGTCTCACGCCTACGCGGCGTCGTTCGTCCTCATCGTCGCCGTGTTGGGCTTGATCGTCGTCTCGAGACTGCTCGCCGGACGCTACGCACGATACGCACCAGGAGGACGCCACTCATGA
- a CDS encoding phosphate ABC transporter ATP-binding protein produces MTDAALTTDTLAVTYTGNRRVEAVKGVSLEFPRNQLTAIIGPSGCGKSTLLKSLNRLHEIQPNVEISGDVTLNGRSVYDTDDPIPEIRKRIGYVPQEPTPLPLSIYENVAYGLRIHGEFESDADLDDRVERYLRKVNLWEEVEDRLDAPGAELSRGQIQRLCLARSLAVEPEVLLCDEVTSALDPVSAETVEETLADLKSEYTIVMVTHSMDQARRLADEIVFLYLGEVVETNDATSFFENPQAERTKEFVAGHGVAVPDDSDDEQSEKPSVTPEQ; encoded by the coding sequence ATGACAGACGCTGCACTCACCACCGACACCCTCGCCGTAACGTACACCGGAAACCGCCGCGTCGAAGCGGTCAAAGGCGTCAGCCTCGAGTTTCCGCGAAACCAGCTGACCGCCATCATCGGCCCCTCGGGCTGTGGGAAGTCGACGCTGCTCAAATCGCTCAACCGACTCCACGAGATTCAGCCGAACGTCGAGATCAGCGGCGACGTCACGCTGAACGGGCGGTCCGTCTACGACACCGACGACCCCATCCCGGAGATCAGAAAACGCATCGGCTACGTTCCACAGGAGCCGACGCCGCTACCGCTATCGATCTACGAGAACGTCGCTTACGGGCTTCGAATCCACGGTGAGTTCGAGTCGGACGCCGACTTAGACGACCGCGTGGAACGCTATCTCCGGAAGGTCAACCTCTGGGAAGAAGTCGAAGACCGACTCGACGCACCGGGCGCGGAACTCTCGAGGGGGCAGATCCAGCGGCTCTGTCTCGCTCGCTCGCTGGCCGTCGAACCCGAGGTGTTGCTCTGTGACGAGGTGACGTCGGCGCTCGACCCCGTCTCCGCCGAAACCGTCGAGGAGACGCTCGCCGACCTCAAATCGGAGTACACGATCGTCATGGTCACCCACAGTATGGACCAGGCCAGACGCCTCGCCGACGAGATCGTGTTTCTCTATCTCGGCGAGGTCGTCGAGACCAACGATGCGACGTCGTTCTTCGAGAATCCCCAGGCCGAACGCACGAAAGAGTTCGTCGCCGGCCACGGTGTCGCCGTCCCCGACGATTCAGACGACGAGCAAAGCGAAAAGCCGTCAGTCACACCCGAACAGTAG